In the genome of Paenibacillus pabuli, one region contains:
- a CDS encoding DUF2953 domain-containing protein, which produces MWIWLGGIGLLIALLLVAVLISYVHVHFTFRKHNHDDYAKITVRLLYGIVRINYEIPSIVFRNMKEGFLVKTEQRMNHSRGEAQGSERVNKRKVKKWAKDVKVMLRATEALKLWIKQTLTRVHMTHLFWSTRVGVGDAAYTAILIGWIWSIKSIIVGYLSYQIRFEQTPVLQVVPVWEDEMEFHTELDWKLKIRITAVMVAVLTLLTRVLQVEGGWRMWFKLLKEQRRRRKLKLKRHSKSDL; this is translated from the coding sequence GTGTGGATTTGGCTTGGAGGAATCGGCTTGTTGATCGCACTGCTTCTTGTCGCAGTCCTCATCTCGTATGTTCATGTGCATTTTACATTTAGGAAACATAATCATGATGATTATGCAAAGATTACGGTTCGTCTGTTATATGGCATTGTGCGTATTAACTATGAAATTCCCAGTATTGTTTTTCGCAATATGAAGGAAGGTTTCCTGGTCAAGACAGAACAGCGAATGAATCATTCAAGGGGAGAAGCCCAGGGCAGCGAGCGTGTGAACAAACGTAAAGTCAAAAAATGGGCAAAAGATGTAAAAGTCATGCTTCGGGCAACGGAGGCACTGAAACTCTGGATCAAACAAACGCTAACTCGTGTACATATGACTCATTTATTCTGGTCTACCCGTGTAGGAGTCGGTGACGCGGCGTATACGGCTATTCTCATTGGTTGGATATGGAGTATTAAGTCGATTATCGTTGGATACCTCTCTTATCAAATCCGCTTTGAACAAACGCCAGTGTTACAAGTTGTGCCGGTGTGGGAAGACGAGATGGAGTTCCATACCGAGCTGGATTGGAAACTAAAGATCCGTATTACAGCAGTCATGGTTGCAGTGCTTACGTTATTAACCCGAGTGCTTCAAGTGGAGGGAGGATGGCGGATGTGGTTCAAACTCTTAAAAGAACAACGGCGCAGACGCAAGCTGAAGCTCAAGAGGCACAGCAAATCCGATTTATAG
- a CDS encoding peptidoglycan recognition protein family protein, producing the protein MHYTASPGASAKNISTYFASLAQQVGKGRYASAHYSVDRTSIYNSLPDDELAYHCGSETYTKEALAHLGTYPNNSTVGIEMCIEKDGSIHEDTFNNTVDLTAYLIQERGFPNVLFTHKEVVGWKECPLPWSKAPEEYERFKRAVDSKLNPLEEKVVTEDEDNMNKVLDYAQWTWNELDQYVGDAYNDNIIDEWAWVEKVRKKKLTYGELLMLKVLIDERRRKKAK; encoded by the coding sequence ATGCATTATACAGCTTCTCCCGGAGCATCGGCCAAAAACATCAGTACATATTTTGCAAGCTTGGCACAGCAAGTTGGAAAAGGCCGTTATGCGAGTGCACATTACTCTGTAGATCGAACCTCTATCTATAACAGCCTGCCAGATGACGAACTAGCTTACCATTGTGGTAGTGAGACCTACACGAAGGAAGCTTTAGCCCATCTTGGAACGTATCCAAACAATAGTACGGTGGGAATTGAAATGTGTATTGAGAAGGATGGCAGCATTCACGAGGATACATTTAATAACACTGTAGACCTTACGGCATATTTGATTCAAGAACGTGGATTTCCCAATGTACTTTTTACACATAAAGAAGTTGTTGGATGGAAGGAATGCCCATTACCTTGGAGCAAAGCCCCTGAGGAATATGAACGGTTTAAACGAGCAGTCGATTCTAAATTGAATCCACTTGAGGAAAAAGTGGTCACGGAGGATGAAGATAATATGAATAAAGTGCTGGATTATGCTCAATGGACATGGAATGAACTTGATCAATACGTAGGAGATGCCTATAACGACAATATCATTGACGAATGGGCCTGGGTGGAAAAAGTACGCAAGAAGAAGCTGACCTACGGAGAACTGCTGATGCTGAAGGTTCTAATTGATGAACGCAGACGAAAAAAAGCTAAATAG
- a CDS encoding phage tail tape measure protein, with translation MADTKEQKHSLTKEILMEVEQSGIELPDMKNGNRSGFQSLVNRLEEMRDAMQSRMIATLTKDLETFYRGAFNAMKDLPEADSQELVDSMSSMMKYISSGEARGYSPTMLKESLESSRQMDDQMTKANQNFEIRSSGETGQIDGTIKELQRIALQHGMDQEDVGLAYRIGSRSYDNSQEATAFAKEVAKLHSYDNVDVEKTATGLEAVSSVWGMSGYDLSKVTDMMLKVATISQVNIQDLIKAMQHTVPASSDSENELTKEDALARLMATSSLSLQEKGHSGLGSGLTQDQASVGTLVDQLKIVDEDTASMVPRTDARDNLQFRQSQFRTAFQISTYEAMKGLKEEFSGLQTYLISFLRLIGDQSSGIADHMELINRIMEEAGVQVAWDKFADVMNKGELTRYGLGDTGTVKSESSGGNMSNPIGVADVHRAGVTQERARQQNRLRAQGTRKEEIQTRVTAKQEELRMLHATRDEQQSLYEQASQDGNSTASSFHAGERDQGEKEAKAKSRELRLLREEMDSLDEQMAKTNRSLDFLRRELDENGKAIMQLEHQARILMLAMDDMDLDAVELRNKLYFLNAEFLYGATDVQRYESEIQKLRKQSILLNDVLSKLRSEVNALNSSFRQGSMDAAAYISKLKELEQAQLAAMMNSSGGFLVVPGSGSAGAGSAAKDDKEKDDSVNKTFVARHEDLIKDVMKDAIMDEFNPGGDSKKENQKTKKRGLLSRFKDMKETGNRKAFFDSHAPTRDKGGNILRDRQGNLITQRDINAERAARGIKTPGKLSKLVKTGSRFLRPLKAVPGLGVAMGAMDVISGLVDPLSNMGKSEAEKQNIRATNKEELAKQFKDVEQSSFIGKVWKGLNLGMDAAISGTMSSIFGDNATNNKFGDYKEGFKALWSEDGGDAVEKKLAKVYNYEQEKKESQLQMDKESGKTPEQNTQPQVQYVQPQIQYIPAAGGMGTIANGYTPQPQSNGIDEMIAKINRQLNKSTSDNETNYQVARSRLLISGVREDSGQMRALMEKYLQENIKFFDKAIASLQKTYDKMAEGKEKDELGLEINEKKQQKAQSELELNGVKNSKIDELRRKMNDQLELTQLDYDKRMYDLLAANGGKEDAPELVALNKSRASELNSKIGSFQKEWKDLLNSGVFKPGSDEYMEIFKQIQSLGVEQSKNLAEISKKMDKPISTFNIPAGLKVMDYFDYMTTNNTHKSVMVGAGDVTVHVNIDNMTGSTKDVEKLTSSLDKTLRQNSPGLVNRMASNVGARMGSNYPVSFIR, from the coding sequence TTGGCTGACACAAAAGAACAAAAACACTCTTTAACCAAAGAGATATTAATGGAGGTAGAGCAGTCTGGTATCGAGCTCCCCGACATGAAAAATGGTAATCGATCAGGCTTTCAATCACTCGTTAATCGTCTTGAAGAGATGAGGGACGCTATGCAGTCCCGAATGATTGCAACGTTAACCAAGGATTTGGAAACATTTTATCGTGGGGCCTTCAACGCAATGAAAGATCTGCCGGAAGCCGATTCACAGGAGTTAGTGGACTCTATGAGCAGCATGATGAAATATATCTCCTCAGGTGAAGCCAGAGGGTACTCACCCACTATGCTGAAGGAATCACTTGAGTCGTCACGTCAGATGGATGACCAGATGACCAAGGCCAATCAAAATTTCGAGATTAGATCATCAGGTGAAACAGGTCAAATAGACGGGACCATCAAGGAACTACAACGGATTGCATTACAACATGGTATGGACCAGGAGGATGTGGGTCTCGCATATCGCATTGGTTCACGCTCCTATGATAATTCTCAGGAAGCCACAGCCTTTGCTAAAGAAGTCGCCAAGTTGCATTCGTATGACAATGTGGATGTAGAGAAGACTGCTACGGGCTTGGAAGCCGTTTCCTCTGTTTGGGGAATGAGTGGTTATGATCTATCCAAGGTAACGGACATGATGCTTAAGGTTGCAACGATCTCACAGGTAAACATCCAGGATCTGATCAAGGCCATGCAACATACGGTGCCTGCATCGAGTGATAGTGAAAATGAATTAACAAAAGAAGATGCACTTGCCCGTTTGATGGCGACGTCTTCATTGTCTCTACAGGAGAAAGGTCATTCAGGTCTGGGTAGTGGTTTAACCCAAGATCAGGCTTCAGTGGGCACTCTTGTGGATCAACTTAAGATCGTTGACGAGGATACAGCTTCCATGGTTCCGCGGACAGACGCAAGAGACAACTTGCAATTTCGTCAAAGTCAGTTCCGTACTGCGTTCCAAATCTCTACATATGAAGCCATGAAGGGGTTAAAAGAAGAATTTTCTGGGCTCCAGACCTATCTTATTTCATTCTTGCGATTAATTGGAGACCAATCCAGCGGAATTGCAGATCATATGGAACTGATTAATCGGATTATGGAAGAAGCAGGTGTTCAAGTGGCCTGGGACAAGTTCGCCGATGTGATGAACAAAGGAGAACTGACGCGTTATGGTTTGGGTGATACAGGTACAGTGAAGAGCGAAAGCTCAGGAGGCAACATGTCCAACCCAATCGGAGTTGCTGATGTGCACCGTGCGGGTGTAACCCAGGAAAGGGCTAGACAGCAAAACCGTCTTCGTGCTCAAGGTACCCGTAAAGAAGAGATACAGACAAGGGTAACTGCCAAGCAAGAAGAGTTGCGCATGCTACATGCTACTCGAGATGAACAACAATCACTCTATGAGCAGGCAAGCCAGGATGGGAATTCGACAGCTTCCTCCTTTCACGCAGGAGAACGCGACCAAGGGGAAAAGGAAGCCAAGGCCAAAAGCAGGGAACTTCGTCTGTTGCGTGAGGAAATGGACTCACTTGATGAGCAGATGGCGAAGACAAATCGGAGTCTTGATTTTCTAAGACGTGAGTTGGATGAGAACGGAAAAGCGATCATGCAGCTTGAACATCAAGCGAGAATATTGATGTTAGCGATGGATGATATGGATCTGGATGCAGTGGAACTTCGAAATAAGTTATATTTCCTGAATGCCGAGTTCCTTTATGGCGCAACCGATGTTCAGCGTTACGAATCCGAGATCCAGAAACTGCGCAAACAATCGATTCTATTAAATGATGTGCTATCCAAATTAAGGAGTGAAGTGAATGCACTGAATTCCTCATTCAGACAAGGTTCAATGGACGCCGCGGCATATATCTCCAAACTGAAGGAGCTTGAACAGGCACAATTGGCTGCGATGATGAACTCTTCCGGAGGATTCCTCGTGGTTCCGGGCTCAGGAAGTGCGGGTGCCGGATCAGCTGCAAAAGATGATAAAGAGAAGGATGATTCGGTAAACAAAACCTTCGTGGCACGTCATGAAGACCTGATCAAGGATGTCATGAAAGATGCGATAATGGATGAATTCAATCCAGGGGGTGATTCCAAAAAGGAAAATCAAAAGACCAAAAAAAGAGGCCTTCTTTCCAGATTTAAAGACATGAAAGAGACAGGCAATCGCAAAGCATTTTTTGACAGCCATGCCCCGACTCGTGATAAAGGTGGAAATATTCTTCGAGATAGACAAGGTAATTTGATTACTCAGCGTGATATCAATGCGGAGCGTGCTGCACGTGGGATTAAAACACCGGGTAAACTTTCGAAATTAGTGAAAACCGGCTCAAGATTCTTAAGACCTTTAAAAGCCGTACCAGGCCTTGGTGTTGCGATGGGGGCCATGGATGTCATTTCAGGCCTTGTTGATCCGCTTAGTAATATGGGCAAGTCTGAAGCCGAGAAGCAGAATATTCGGGCTACGAACAAGGAAGAGTTGGCAAAACAGTTCAAAGATGTGGAGCAGTCATCTTTTATAGGAAAAGTGTGGAAAGGTCTTAACCTCGGGATGGATGCAGCTATATCAGGGACAATGAGTTCGATATTTGGAGACAATGCTACCAACAACAAGTTTGGTGATTACAAAGAAGGATTCAAGGCTTTATGGTCTGAAGATGGCGGAGATGCGGTTGAGAAGAAACTCGCCAAAGTATATAACTACGAGCAAGAGAAAAAAGAGTCGCAGCTTCAAATGGACAAGGAGTCCGGCAAGACGCCCGAGCAGAACACTCAACCACAAGTACAGTATGTGCAGCCTCAGATTCAGTACATTCCTGCTGCTGGCGGAATGGGTACCATTGCTAATGGGTATACACCTCAGCCGCAAAGCAATGGCATTGATGAAATGATTGCCAAGATAAATCGCCAGCTCAACAAGTCAACAAGTGACAACGAAACGAATTATCAAGTCGCTCGATCCCGTCTGTTGATTAGCGGTGTCCGCGAGGATTCTGGCCAAATGCGTGCTCTGATGGAGAAATATTTGCAAGAAAATATCAAGTTCTTTGATAAGGCGATTGCCAGTTTGCAGAAGACGTACGACAAGATGGCTGAGGGCAAGGAAAAAGATGAACTCGGTTTGGAGATTAATGAGAAGAAACAGCAAAAGGCGCAATCAGAGCTTGAACTGAACGGTGTTAAAAACAGTAAAATTGACGAACTCAGACGCAAGATGAACGATCAGCTTGAGCTGACACAGTTGGATTACGACAAACGAATGTACGATCTTTTGGCGGCCAATGGGGGCAAGGAAGATGCACCAGAATTGGTTGCATTGAATAAATCCCGTGCATCTGAGCTGAACTCAAAAATAGGTTCATTCCAGAAGGAATGGAAAGATTTGTTGAATAGCGGTGTGTTCAAACCTGGCTCTGATGAATATATGGAAATCTTTAAACAAATCCAATCATTAGGTGTAGAACAGTCCAAGAACTTGGCCGAAATCAGCAAAAAAATGGATAAACCCATATCTACATTCAACATTCCAGCAGGACTTAAAGTCATGGATTACTTTGATTATATGACGACAAACAATACACATAAAAGTGTGATGGTTGGGGCGGGCGATGTCACCGTGCATGTGAATATCGACAACATGACAGGCAGCACCAAAGATGTGGAGAAACTGACGTCTTCACTCGATAAGACACTACGGCAGAACAGTCCGGGTCTTGTAAACAGGATGGCCAGCAATGTCGGTGCAAGAATGGGGAGTAATTACCCCGTATCTTTTATTAGGTAA
- a CDS encoding phage holin family protein, protein MKKMLKGEGKMQKDTIFTVLIGWLLSAMVYLVGGMDHLFIAVTIFVGLDYITGVLSAWYKKELSSRIGWWGLARKSLTFVFVIIAHQLDIVAGNSNDFMRDAMLMFIIGTEGISILENMGNLGLPVPKFITSALFKLRGEENQTEGKEKI, encoded by the coding sequence ATGAAAAAGATGTTGAAAGGGGAAGGCAAAATGCAAAAAGATACGATCTTTACCGTTTTAATTGGATGGTTATTGTCTGCCATGGTGTACTTGGTTGGAGGGATGGATCACCTGTTTATAGCAGTAACGATTTTTGTGGGGCTCGATTACATCACCGGTGTGTTATCTGCATGGTACAAAAAAGAACTTTCCAGCAGGATTGGATGGTGGGGGCTTGCACGCAAGTCGTTGACATTTGTATTCGTCATTATTGCTCATCAGCTGGATATCGTTGCTGGCAATTCAAACGACTTTATGAGAGATGCCATGCTGATGTTTATCATCGGTACAGAAGGGATAAGCATTCTCGAGAATATGGGGAATTTGGGACTTCCTGTTCCGAAATTTATTACTTCTGCTCTTTTCAAGCTCAGGGGTGAGGAAAATCAAACTGAAGGCAAGGAGAAGATATAA
- a CDS encoding glycosyltransferase → MTIIYPPALDWNLLFQRPQQLMTAFSKIPGVRAIFVNEETYKKQNHPIEKLNEDLFLVQKGINYDHLIKGKKVLWFSSPGQYNYGDGRNFDFTVFDYLDNSADEFAVWKDFIPKCFERADLIATTAKVMYEGHKNDGKPIFMCPNGADYEHFKKARVPLPIPADFPVVEEGQKVVGFHGAMASWVDYSLITDIADKGYRVVLIGNNALYQKNIMHPNITCLPHKDYRILPAYIAQFDVCIVPFKLTEMIRGCDPIKYYEYLSAGKPVITTRMEEIVNKYSNVTYFMDRHNCGQVLQKAIRENSEARIAARTMVARANGWNSRAMDAVKMINQVMGGKLDETDVQTNFR, encoded by the coding sequence ATGACGATCATATATCCGCCTGCACTCGATTGGAATTTGTTATTTCAACGTCCACAGCAATTAATGACTGCATTCTCCAAGATTCCAGGGGTACGCGCTATTTTTGTTAACGAGGAGACGTATAAGAAACAGAACCATCCGATCGAAAAGTTGAACGAGGACCTCTTCCTTGTACAAAAAGGTATTAACTATGACCATCTGATCAAAGGGAAAAAGGTACTCTGGTTCTCCAGTCCGGGCCAATATAATTATGGGGATGGTCGCAATTTTGATTTTACTGTATTCGATTACTTGGACAATTCAGCCGATGAATTTGCGGTTTGGAAGGATTTCATTCCAAAATGTTTTGAACGAGCAGATCTTATTGCTACAACGGCTAAGGTGATGTACGAAGGACATAAAAATGATGGTAAACCGATCTTTATGTGCCCGAATGGGGCGGATTATGAGCACTTTAAGAAAGCGCGTGTACCACTCCCCATACCGGCAGACTTCCCCGTTGTTGAAGAGGGGCAAAAGGTGGTGGGATTCCATGGGGCAATGGCCTCCTGGGTGGATTATTCACTTATTACCGACATTGCAGACAAAGGATATCGTGTAGTTCTGATAGGGAACAATGCCCTGTATCAAAAAAACATTATGCATCCCAACATAACCTGCCTTCCACATAAGGATTACAGAATTCTTCCCGCATATATTGCCCAATTCGATGTTTGTATCGTGCCATTCAAGTTGACAGAAATGATTCGTGGATGTGACCCGATCAAATATTACGAATATTTGTCTGCGGGCAAGCCTGTTATAACGACTCGTATGGAGGAAATCGTTAATAAGTACAGTAACGTAACTTACTTTATGGATCGTCATAATTGTGGGCAGGTGCTTCAAAAAGCAATCCGTGAGAACAGCGAGGCCAGGATCGCAGCCCGTACAATGGTTGCAAGAGCTAATGGCTGGAACAGCAGGGCCATGGATGCTGTCAAAATGATAAATCAGGTGATGGGAGGCAAGTTGGATGAAACAGATGTTCAAACGAATTTTCGGTAG
- a CDS encoding GT-D fold domain-containing glycosyltransferase, producing the protein MLGSIELIHSWFQKASDGEAHASVRFGDASNTILAHGTVLTMDFIKSHYGWVNDPTYCGITLPNAGAREIIVHCLRKADYVGHLTQTDHWYFRPLFDMCLAYYKIEPKETFYAFENNYIARFKLFYETFQTMPILLCGAKAVQYKEVLERRYGWTSIVATLDCPSWSHVSAASKEMEDIYKKTPWKMALVCAGAPGKVLAIKAKELGSVGIDFGSGADVAIQADNENLYAWDYEGFPDYWEGRPKK; encoded by the coding sequence GTGCTCGGTAGTATTGAATTAATTCATAGCTGGTTCCAAAAAGCTTCAGATGGAGAAGCTCATGCTTCCGTTCGATTTGGGGATGCTTCCAATACCATTCTGGCCCATGGAACCGTCCTAACCATGGATTTCATCAAGTCCCATTACGGGTGGGTGAATGATCCCACATACTGTGGTATTACGTTACCCAATGCAGGTGCAAGAGAAATTATTGTACACTGCTTGAGAAAAGCCGATTACGTTGGTCATTTGACCCAGACGGACCACTGGTATTTCAGACCTTTGTTTGATATGTGTCTCGCGTATTACAAGATTGAGCCCAAGGAGACATTCTACGCATTTGAAAATAATTACATTGCCCGGTTTAAGCTGTTCTATGAAACGTTCCAGACCATGCCCATTCTGCTCTGCGGAGCCAAGGCGGTTCAATACAAAGAAGTTCTGGAGCGCCGATACGGTTGGACCAGTATCGTAGCAACTTTGGATTGTCCCTCATGGTCTCATGTGAGCGCAGCCTCCAAAGAGATGGAAGACATCTACAAAAAAACACCTTGGAAAATGGCTCTCGTATGCGCAGGTGCACCTGGTAAGGTATTAGCCATTAAAGCAAAAGAACTTGGATCTGTAGGCATTGATTTTGGCTCAGGAGCAGATGTTGCCATCCAGGCAGACAACGAAAACTTGTACGCTTGGGACTACGAGGGATTCCCGGATTACTGGGAAGGAAGACCGAAAAAATGA
- the ytfJ gene encoding GerW family sporulation protein, producing the protein MSDHPIQGLMETAMENIKAMVDVNTIVGDAVETPDGTVILPISKVGFGFAAGGSDFHVNDGSSSKGGNGSNGSSSTEHASSASVHSPFGGGSGGGVSIRPIAFLVVGKQGVHIVPLDNSTHLFEKLIDSTPYVMDRIQDMFRNRNAANPTESGIPVTPDPSTYS; encoded by the coding sequence ATGTCAGATCATCCAATTCAAGGCTTAATGGAAACCGCAATGGAGAATATCAAGGCCATGGTGGATGTCAATACAATCGTGGGCGATGCGGTTGAAACACCTGATGGTACTGTAATCCTGCCGATCAGTAAAGTCGGATTTGGATTCGCTGCAGGTGGCAGTGATTTTCATGTGAACGATGGAAGCAGCAGCAAAGGTGGCAACGGAAGCAACGGAAGCAGCTCTACCGAGCATGCAAGTTCCGCATCAGTTCACTCACCATTTGGAGGCGGAAGCGGGGGCGGCGTATCCATTCGTCCTATCGCGTTCCTCGTGGTTGGCAAACAGGGCGTTCACATCGTTCCGCTTGACAATTCTACGCATCTTTTCGAGAAACTGATTGATTCAACACCTTATGTGATGGACCGAATTCAGGACATGTTCCGCAATCGGAATGCAGCCAACCCTACAGAGTCAGGCATTCCTGTCACACCTGATCCTTCTACGTACAGCTAA
- a CDS encoding S-layer homology domain-containing protein codes for MSQQDPFGSVNDRYKRKLYVDTGMKFEPVMGRIIDPYSSPSPNPQVREIKMINAPSHFHQMGVSSYKSIINILFKDKQSYQDYAMYVGWTHKFYDEKGNIYVGVVESIKVDPIFYHQDTMDKDQKGYKVELTMTLIKKDGYDRKSAVQFQDLQSTEGKDHWARKSIERMADLGLTVVTELDGTPILYFRPEDFITRAEFVTFLMRTKRLLERTIRE; via the coding sequence ATGTCTCAGCAAGACCCGTTTGGCTCAGTTAATGACCGCTATAAAAGAAAGCTGTATGTGGATACAGGCATGAAGTTCGAGCCTGTAATGGGTCGGATTATTGATCCGTACTCCTCACCTTCGCCCAATCCGCAAGTGAGGGAAATTAAAATGATTAATGCTCCCTCACATTTTCATCAGATGGGTGTGTCTTCGTACAAGTCCATCATTAACATCCTGTTCAAAGACAAGCAATCCTATCAAGACTATGCCATGTACGTAGGCTGGACACATAAATTTTATGATGAGAAGGGCAATATTTATGTTGGTGTTGTAGAGTCCATCAAAGTCGACCCTATTTTCTATCATCAGGATACGATGGATAAAGATCAGAAGGGGTACAAGGTTGAATTGACCATGACCCTTATCAAGAAAGATGGATATGACCGTAAGAGTGCAGTACAGTTTCAGGATTTACAGTCGACGGAAGGTAAGGATCACTGGGCAAGGAAATCCATTGAACGCATGGCTGATTTGGGGCTGACTGTTGTAACTGAATTGGATGGTACACCCATTCTATACTTCAGGCCGGAAGATTTTATAACCAGAGCAGAGTTTGTTACTTTCCTGATGCGCACCAAGCGTCTGTTGGAACGAACAATTCGAGAGTAG
- a CDS encoding glycosyltransferase family 2 protein — MAKVFIGAPVRNRAWIMERHLQSLKQQTVHKQFLYILNDSEDQTEQILNDHQISYLTHNLGKIFGHLRGQYSYHNLALLRNILVMEFLKSDCDYLFSIDTDIIIPEQSLEQLIENDKDICAMLIRNHPRIKAYNAMIGGKHISDFREGVIPVDLTGAVYLIKREVVEAGVRYGSHSIGEDAPFCEQAQQLGYELYVDTRLRPVHAYEKGVELVAELAST; from the coding sequence GTGGCTAAGGTATTCATAGGTGCTCCTGTGAGAAACCGGGCATGGATTATGGAGCGGCACTTGCAGTCGCTCAAACAACAAACAGTACACAAGCAATTTTTGTACATTTTAAATGATAGTGAAGATCAGACAGAACAAATTTTAAATGATCATCAGATCTCGTACTTGACTCATAACTTGGGTAAGATATTCGGTCATTTGCGCGGTCAGTACTCCTATCACAATCTGGCGCTACTAAGGAATATTCTTGTGATGGAGTTTCTTAAATCCGATTGTGATTATCTGTTCTCCATTGATACAGATATCATTATTCCTGAACAGAGCCTTGAGCAGCTTATTGAAAATGATAAGGACATCTGTGCCATGCTGATTCGAAATCACCCAAGAATTAAGGCTTATAATGCAATGATTGGTGGAAAGCACATTTCAGATTTCAGAGAGGGAGTCATACCCGTGGATTTGACAGGTGCCGTATATCTGATTAAACGTGAAGTTGTTGAAGCGGGTGTACGATATGGTTCACATTCGATCGGTGAAGATGCTCCCTTCTGTGAGCAGGCTCAGCAACTTGGTTATGAATTGTATGTGGATACACGGCTTCGTCCAGTTCATGCCTATGAGAAAGGAGTGGAGTTGGTTGCTGAATTGGCTAGTACATAG
- the scpB gene encoding SMC-Scp complex subunit ScpB, whose amino-acid sequence MDFPKLKSIIEGLLFLSGEEGLSIKQIAEIVDQRTELVSDAIEEMIAEFANQGRGVQILKIAGVVQLGTLPEHAAYFEKLAYSPARTSLSQAALETLAIVAYRQPITRVEIEEIRGVKSERAIHTLVNKDLIQEVGRAEAIGRPILYGTTKSFLDYFGLASLKDLPEPGLFEDSENLEEETQLLFEKLDVQHADLNLDSTNLEDDADAKDITNEDDALNS is encoded by the coding sequence ATGGATTTTCCGAAATTGAAATCGATTATTGAAGGCCTGCTGTTTTTGTCCGGAGAAGAGGGGCTGAGCATTAAACAAATCGCCGAAATCGTGGATCAACGAACCGAACTGGTGTCGGATGCGATTGAAGAAATGATCGCTGAATTTGCCAACCAGGGGCGAGGCGTACAAATACTTAAAATTGCAGGGGTCGTCCAATTGGGTACTTTGCCTGAACATGCGGCTTATTTTGAGAAATTGGCTTATTCACCTGCACGTACCTCTTTATCCCAAGCGGCTCTGGAGACGCTCGCCATTGTGGCGTATCGTCAACCCATCACGCGGGTGGAGATAGAGGAGATTCGTGGCGTAAAGTCCGAACGTGCCATTCATACACTTGTGAACAAGGATCTGATCCAGGAAGTGGGGCGGGCTGAGGCCATTGGACGCCCCATTCTATATGGCACGACCAAGTCTTTTTTGGATTACTTTGGATTGGCTTCGCTCAAGGATCTGCCTGAGCCAGGATTGTTTGAAGATTCCGAAAACCTGGAGGAGGAAACGCAGTTGCTTTTTGAAAAATTGGATGTGCAGCATGCGGACCTGAACCTGGATAGTACAAATCTTGAAGACGATGCAGATGCAAAGGATATAACGAATGAAGATGATGCTTTGAATTCATAG